One part of the uncultured Bacteroides sp. genome encodes these proteins:
- a CDS encoding Fic family protein: MRKIYIWQQDEWPHFTWDDAVLSYKLGRVRALQGKLVGKMSLLGFDLKNEAILNALTSDVIKSSEIEGELLDNDQVRSSIAHHLGMDVSGLPESDRYVDGVVEVMLDATENFMQPLAEQRLFGWHAALFPTGRSGMFKITVGGWRQDEGGPMQVISGAMGKEKVHYEALDSKLISYEMSKFLEWINTDHQIDPVLKAGVAHLWFVTIHPFDDGNGRTARTIADMFLARADEIPHRFYSMSAEIRRQRKQYYEILEKTQKGGLDITLWLQWFLDCLEAALLETENSLSRVLGKANFWEEHRLVSMNNRQVKMINLLWDGFDGKLNSSKWAKVTKCSSDTALRDIQDLINKGILQKSDEGGRSTSYELVGEL, from the coding sequence TGTAGGGAAAATGAGTTTGCTTGGTTTCGATTTAAAAAATGAAGCAATATTAAATGCTCTCACAAGCGATGTTATTAAATCTTCAGAGATTGAAGGCGAATTATTAGACAATGATCAGGTGCGTTCATCCATTGCCCATCATTTAGGAATGGATGTTTCAGGATTGCCGGAATCAGACCGTTACGTAGATGGTGTAGTAGAAGTTATGCTCGATGCTACTGAGAATTTTATGCAGCCACTTGCAGAACAACGGCTATTTGGATGGCATGCTGCATTATTTCCCACAGGCAGAAGTGGCATGTTTAAAATAACAGTTGGAGGTTGGCGACAGGATGAAGGTGGTCCGATGCAGGTAATCTCCGGTGCAATGGGAAAAGAAAAAGTGCACTATGAAGCTCTCGATTCAAAATTGATTTCCTATGAAATGAGCAAATTTCTGGAATGGATAAATACGGATCATCAGATAGATCCTGTTTTGAAAGCAGGAGTTGCCCACTTATGGTTTGTCACAATACATCCTTTTGATGATGGAAACGGACGTACAGCCCGTACAATTGCCGATATGTTTCTAGCTCGTGCCGACGAAATTCCTCATCGCTTTTATAGTATGTCTGCTGAAATACGAAGGCAGCGAAAACAATATTACGAGATATTGGAAAAAACACAGAAAGGTGGACTTGATATAACTCTGTGGCTTCAATGGTTTCTCGATTGTCTGGAAGCAGCACTTCTTGAAACAGAAAATTCATTGAGTAGAGTATTGGGTAAAGCTAATTTCTGGGAAGAGCATCGTCTGGTAAGCATGAACAATCGTCAGGTTAAAATGATAAACTTGTTATGGGATGGTTTTGATGGCAAGCTCAATTCTTCTAAATGGGCCAAAGTTACTAAATGTTCTTCTGATACTGCACTTCGGGATATTCAGGACTTGATTAATAAGGGTATTCTGCAAAAAAGTGATGAAGGAGGAAGGAGTACTTCCTATGAATTAGTGGGGGAATTATAA